Proteins encoded by one window of Ignavibacteriota bacterium:
- a CDS encoding PAS domain S-box protein, with product MRNRILSNDKSSNYQIGLIIFGIFAFLSVVLSGWFYYHNIEDDLIADKTEQLTSIANLKINQIESLLLENINDARAKIYLPQNYNDLNLYIASNDLNAKKRLIDAFKFDIIHNLYKSVLICDSTGSVLLSTDTLNQDYLKEHLKYKLQNMKSLDKDYYIYISNNNPEQKNQLEMLLRVRLYDLDKTIYAVIIDNPDNDLFRIVESWPIESQTAESIIIRQYADSIYPLTKLKHEPYFKDQKSVSVSMTQLPAAKALKGELGIVRTSDYQNKRVLAHTSKLKYTDWYIITKIDEVEIFKDLKFKTLSIILFASLWIILIIVVIILLNQMLKKKLISQKLINEQKISKAKNIFMTTVYSMNEGLIITDEENKIIHLNSKAELLTGDTEENLKHKLISDVLAFVNTNDESLNFDGNNNYDVLISDSEGIVRNINIVSNIIKDNFNRVLGYVYSLVDKTQEILAQNSILESENKFKSIFNGSNQGIMMVELEEMKIEIANEKACELFCYSCEVMQKMTLNEIVSDNSRTKIEDLFTEIIDSKKAEIHGLECITGQSEFIYCDVNLGLINTKDGHFAVCFFNDVTEKIFANKKLYESITRFTQVTEISNELIWELNTEGCFTFINSVSENMLGYKPEEIIGKKYFFDFHPEEDREKYIVFAESVWKSGQTFRNFENVMIHRDGSLLYVLSSGAPYFDEHGNILGYRGSDTDITEQRKYQDSLKFSESRFRNISECISDISFSCKMDSLNKPKIVWMIGATEKITGYTIEELIKMECWGKIVHPEDLQTFDLNVVNIKRGETGFCKIRLIAKDNSIVWVESFVKSSVYNSDSNNHIIFGALRDITHSQVAEELLERERTFFENLFRFSPEGIVLLDNQDRVLDCNIEFEKLFGFKKEEIKGLQINDLIVPDNFKIEGQNLTNAVAIGKKIAFETKRQTKDGKLIDVSILGKPIIHTDGNQLAVYGIYRNISEQKLFENALKQSEEKNRAIVQAIPDLFFIIANDGTFRDCLVHDESRLYLPKSQFMGKNVSDVMPEHVCKLFFNALDRLNQTNQIQIFDFNLVLNGSNLWYEDRVLRINSEEILIISRDITDRKQIEDELITAKEKAEQSDRLKTSFLANMSHELRTPMSGIMGFTHLLADPNITAEEHSEFLSLLERSNKRLLNLINDILDLARIEAGKVDIVEDNFNINYLINDIAQLYYQSAAAKELNLEVFCSLIEDDAVIFSDQNKHHQIISNLVSNAIKFTEKGRIVIGYELIDDFVEIYVSDTGTGISDEFLPSLFDRFRQEDTSFNRTYEGAGLGLSIVKGLVEILGGEIRVETKKEEGTKFSYTIPYKKSNEKFEIGAKSVFEDDFGNIIDESKIFSILVAEDDLVNFLYIQKTLKRIKNVTLIHAENGRMAVDLFNLHSDIKLVLMDIKMPEMDGLTATKEILKQSPDAKIIAVTAYAQPDDRDDALDAGCIDYIAKPFLPEKLLEIVAKHLDVD from the coding sequence ATGAGAAACAGAATATTATCTAATGATAAAAGTTCAAATTATCAAATCGGATTGATTATATTTGGTATATTTGCATTTTTGTCAGTTGTACTTTCCGGTTGGTTTTATTATCACAACATTGAAGATGATTTAATTGCAGATAAAACTGAGCAGCTAACATCAATTGCAAATTTGAAAATTAATCAGATTGAAAGTTTGTTGCTTGAGAATATTAATGATGCCCGTGCAAAAATTTATTTACCTCAAAATTATAATGATTTGAATTTATATATTGCAAGCAACGATTTGAATGCCAAGAAAAGACTCATTGATGCCTTTAAATTTGATATAATTCACAATCTGTATAAATCTGTATTAATCTGTGATAGCACAGGAAGTGTATTGCTAAGTACAGATACCTTAAACCAAGATTATTTAAAAGAGCACTTAAAGTATAAACTGCAAAATATGAAAAGCCTTGATAAGGATTATTATATCTATATCAGTAATAACAATCCTGAGCAGAAAAATCAGCTTGAAATGCTTCTACGTGTGAGATTGTATGATTTGGATAAAACTATCTATGCAGTTATAATTGACAATCCGGATAATGATTTATTTAGAATTGTAGAAAGCTGGCCCATAGAGAGCCAAACAGCCGAATCAATTATAATCAGGCAATATGCTGACAGCATTTACCCGCTAACAAAGTTAAAGCATGAACCTTATTTCAAAGACCAAAAATCTGTGTCAGTAAGTATGACACAATTGCCGGCAGCAAAAGCATTAAAAGGTGAACTTGGAATAGTAAGGACTAGTGATTACCAGAATAAAAGGGTTCTTGCACATACTTCTAAATTGAAATATACTGATTGGTATATAATTACAAAGATAGATGAAGTCGAAATTTTTAAAGACTTGAAATTTAAGACTTTATCAATAATATTATTTGCTTCTCTTTGGATAATATTAATTATAGTTGTGATTATTCTTCTTAATCAGATGCTTAAGAAGAAACTTATCTCCCAAAAACTGATTAATGAGCAAAAAATATCAAAAGCCAAAAATATATTTATGACAACTGTTTACAGTATGAATGAAGGACTGATTATCACCGATGAAGAAAACAAAATAATTCATCTTAACAGCAAAGCGGAACTACTGACAGGCGATACTGAAGAAAATTTGAAGCATAAATTAATTTCTGATGTTCTTGCATTTGTAAATACTAATGACGAGAGCCTTAATTTTGATGGAAATAATAATTATGATGTATTGATATCCGATTCTGAAGGAATTGTCAGAAATATCAATATAGTTTCAAATATTATAAAGGACAATTTCAACAGAGTATTGGGGTATGTCTATTCATTGGTAGATAAAACTCAAGAAATATTAGCACAAAATTCAATTTTGGAATCTGAGAATAAATTCAAATCTATCTTCAATGGTTCAAATCAAGGAATTATGATGGTTGAGCTTGAAGAAATGAAGATTGAAATTGCTAATGAGAAGGCTTGCGAATTATTCTGTTACAGCTGTGAAGTTATGCAGAAAATGACTTTGAATGAAATAGTAAGTGATAATTCGAGAACAAAAATTGAAGACTTATTTACAGAGATAATTGACTCAAAAAAAGCTGAAATACATGGTCTGGAATGTATTACCGGTCAATCTGAATTTATTTATTGTGATGTAAATCTTGGTCTTATAAATACCAAAGACGGACATTTTGCAGTATGTTTCTTTAATGACGTAACAGAAAAAATATTTGCAAATAAAAAATTATATGAAAGCATAACGAGATTTACTCAGGTTACAGAAATTAGTAATGAATTAATTTGGGAATTAAACACAGAGGGTTGCTTTACATTCATAAATTCCGTAAGTGAAAATATGCTCGGTTACAAGCCTGAAGAGATTATTGGCAAAAAATATTTCTTTGATTTTCATCCTGAAGAAGACAGAGAAAAGTATATTGTATTTGCTGAATCTGTTTGGAAAAGTGGGCAGACTTTCAGAAATTTTGAAAATGTGATGATTCATCGCGATGGAAGTTTGCTTTATGTATTATCAAGCGGAGCTCCTTACTTTGACGAGCATGGAAATATTCTTGGGTATCGTGGCTCGGATACTGACATTACTGAGCAAAGAAAGTATCAGGATTCGCTGAAATTCAGTGAAAGCAGATTCAGGAATATATCCGAGTGTATATCAGACATTTCTTTTTCTTGTAAGATGGACAGTCTCAACAAGCCAAAGATTGTATGGATGATTGGCGCTACTGAGAAAATCACAGGCTATACTATTGAAGAATTAATAAAAATGGAATGCTGGGGTAAAATCGTACATCCGGAAGACTTGCAGACTTTCGATTTAAATGTTGTAAATATAAAGCGCGGTGAAACCGGATTTTGCAAGATTAGATTAATTGCTAAAGATAACAGTATTGTTTGGGTAGAATCATTTGTAAAATCATCTGTGTATAATTCTGATAGCAATAATCACATAATTTTTGGTGCTCTGCGTGATATAACTCATTCGCAAGTAGCAGAGGAATTACTCGAAAGAGAACGCACTTTCTTTGAAAACTTGTTCAGATTTTCACCTGAAGGAATTGTCCTCCTCGATAATCAGGATAGAGTGTTGGATTGCAATATTGAATTTGAGAAATTATTCGGATTTAAGAAAGAAGAAATTAAAGGTTTGCAAATAAACGATTTGATAGTACCTGACAATTTTAAAATTGAAGGTCAGAATCTCACAAATGCTGTAGCGATAGGCAAGAAAATTGCATTTGAGACAAAAAGGCAAACTAAAGACGGCAAACTTATAGATGTTTCGATTTTAGGAAAGCCAATAATTCATACCGATGGCAATCAACTGGCTGTTTATGGGATTTACCGAAATATTTCCGAACAGAAATTGTTTGAAAATGCCCTCAAACAAAGCGAAGAAAAGAATCGTGCTATTGTTCAGGCAATACCTGACTTGTTTTTCATTATTGCTAATGACGGCACTTTCAGAGATTGTCTTGTTCACGATGAGAGCAGGCTTTATCTTCCAAAATCTCAATTTATGGGAAAAAATGTCTCAGATGTAATGCCGGAGCATGTTTGTAAATTATTTTTCAATGCATTAGACAGACTCAACCAAACAAACCAAATACAAATATTTGATTTTAACCTTGTACTGAATGGCAGTAATTTATGGTATGAAGATAGAGTTTTGAGGATTAATTCTGAAGAAATATTGATTATTTCAAGAGATATAACCGATAGAAAGCAAATTGAAGATGAGCTTATAACTGCTAAAGAAAAAGCCGAACAAAGCGATAGGTTGAAAACATCATTCTTAGCTAATATGAGTCATGAACTGCGAACTCCTATGAGTGGAATAATGGGTTTCACGCATCTGCTTGCAGACCCGAATATTACTGCAGAAGAACATTCAGAGTTTTTGTCACTTTTAGAAAGAAGCAATAAGCGACTATTGAATCTGATTAATGATATTCTCGACCTTGCGAGAATTGAAGCCGGTAAAGTAGACATAGTGGAGGATAACTTCAATATCAACTATTTAATAAATGATATTGCTCAATTATATTATCAGTCAGCAGCTGCTAAAGAGTTGAATCTTGAGGTTTTCTGCTCACTTATTGAAGATGATGCAGTTATTTTCTCAGACCAAAACAAACATCATCAGATAATCAGCAATCTGGTAAGTAATGCAATTAAATTTACCGAGAAAGGCAGAATTGTAATTGGTTATGAGCTCATTGATGATTTTGTTGAAATTTATGTTTCAGACACAGGAACCGGCATTTCAGATGAATTTCTACCGAGCTTATTTGATAGATTCCGTCAGGAGGATACATCATTCAACCGTACTTATGAAGGCGCCGGTCTTGGTTTATCTATCGTGAAGGGCTTAGTTGAAATCTTAGGTGGAGAAATAAGAGTCGAAACTAAAAAAGAAGAAGGAACAAAATTTTCATATACGATACCATACAAAAAAAGCAACGAAAAATTTGAGATAGGAGCGAAATCAGTTTTTGAAGATGATTTTGGAAATATTATTGATGAAAGCAAGATTTTTTCAATTTTAGTTGCTGAAGATGATTTGGTCAACTTTCTTTACATTCAAAAAACTTTAAAAAGAATAAAAAATGTAACACTAATTCATGCTGAAAATGGAAGAATGGCAGTTGATTTATTCAATCTCCATAGTGATATCAAGCTTGTTTTGATGGATATAAAAATGCCTGAAATGGACGGTCTTACGGCAACCAAAGAGATACTAAAGCAATCGCCTGATGCCAAAATTATTGCAGTCACTGCTTATGCTCAGCCTGACGATAGAGATGATGCTTTGGATGCAGGCTGCATTGATTATATTGCAAAGCCATTTCTTCCGGAAAAATTACTCGAAATAGTAGCAAAACATTTAGATGTTGATTAA
- a CDS encoding OmpA family protein, with protein sequence MQRIYFFIISLLFLLPYENTYSEGNAPHQAGAIFGPNLIFNNSRIPLIPGTDDCGVFENGNAIAFWGGLFYTYTYIPDYIYLDARLFYEKRPVDLTANSSGYQVLSPVSNLYEPLIRKHHYSGSLEYIAFDFGVKVQPIMEIPASLRIGIEAGNPIVSANYENTEQIVSPQGVLFPDETLKNTVASGNINDAGTAFAASLSASYSYKLNSGLILEPSLTYRKSLNSIVSSSDWNQDIVRLSISVGMNFGGDKAPGRLPEKPKETIIEAPDEESKPIVRSISTGEVILQETIVTQTYPILPYIFFNSLSADIKNVYTLNSPSNFDEAKLPKDNLKIYYNILNIIGSRMIKYPDAKLTISGTQDGSENIEYRDNSIARNRADNIAEYLNKNWKIEKSRLKVNTLRKATLPTSEVYPEGFEENRRVELASDDIRIFEPVVHTKFSEFKPSTNNIIISPTLDSDLVEWDIQFIFNGKDVKRYQGKGNIPSSFSINDIINTNDITSDNLLRFNLNVKDIKGTSEKLSRSIPVNINRNKFELGRLNLIVFDFDKSEINDMNKQMIENFALKAVKNNSEIAITGSTDRLGEIDYNLKLSQSRAENVNRLLKTLANNPNIKEIKGLGSSALKFDNNTPEGRFYSRTVLIEVQTPLE encoded by the coding sequence ATGCAAAGAATATACTTTTTTATAATATCATTATTATTTTTACTACCTTATGAAAATACATATTCAGAAGGTAACGCACCACATCAGGCAGGAGCAATTTTTGGTCCGAATTTAATTTTTAATAACAGTAGAATTCCTTTGATACCAGGCACTGATGACTGCGGAGTATTTGAAAATGGGAACGCAATTGCATTTTGGGGCGGATTATTTTATACCTATACATATATACCTGATTATATATATTTAGATGCCAGATTATTTTATGAAAAAAGGCCCGTTGACCTGACTGCAAACTCAAGCGGCTACCAAGTCCTGAGCCCCGTTAGTAATCTCTACGAGCCTCTTATCAGAAAGCACCATTACTCAGGCTCGCTTGAGTATATTGCCTTTGATTTTGGAGTAAAAGTTCAACCCATAATGGAAATTCCTGCTTCTCTGAGAATTGGAATAGAAGCAGGAAATCCGATTGTCTCTGCAAACTATGAAAATACAGAACAGATAGTAAGCCCTCAGGGTGTATTATTTCCTGATGAGACACTTAAGAATACTGTCGCTTCAGGCAATATCAACGATGCCGGAACTGCATTTGCCGCAAGTTTATCAGCATCATACAGCTACAAACTCAACTCAGGTTTGATATTAGAACCTTCACTTACATATCGCAAATCACTTAATTCAATAGTTTCATCAAGTGATTGGAATCAGGATATTGTAAGATTATCAATTTCTGTTGGAATGAATTTTGGTGGAGATAAAGCACCGGGCAGATTGCCTGAAAAGCCTAAAGAAACTATAATCGAAGCGCCTGACGAAGAATCCAAACCAATAGTCAGAAGTATATCAACTGGAGAAGTAATTCTTCAGGAAACCATTGTAACACAGACTTATCCTATATTGCCATATATCTTTTTCAATTCTTTATCAGCTGATATTAAAAATGTTTACACTCTTAATTCACCTTCAAATTTCGATGAAGCAAAATTACCTAAAGACAATTTAAAGATTTATTACAACATTTTGAATATTATCGGAAGCAGAATGATTAAGTATCCTGATGCGAAACTTACTATCAGTGGCACTCAGGATGGATCTGAGAATATTGAATACAGAGATAATTCAATAGCAAGAAATCGAGCTGATAATATTGCAGAATACTTGAATAAAAATTGGAAAATTGAAAAAAGCAGATTGAAAGTTAATACTTTGCGAAAGGCAACTCTACCCACAAGCGAAGTTTACCCGGAAGGATTTGAAGAAAATCGCAGAGTTGAATTAGCTTCTGATGATATCAGAATCTTCGAACCTGTTGTGCATACAAAATTTTCAGAATTCAAACCTTCAACTAATAATATTATAATCAGCCCAACATTAGATTCTGATTTAGTAGAGTGGGATATCCAATTTATATTTAATGGTAAAGATGTTAAAAGATATCAGGGCAAGGGTAATATTCCATCATCATTTTCAATTAATGATATTATAAACACAAATGACATCACATCAGACAATCTGCTGAGATTTAATCTTAATGTTAAGGATATCAAAGGCACAAGTGAGAAGCTAAGCAGATCAATACCAGTGAATATAAATAGAAATAAATTTGAGCTTGGCAGATTGAATTTGATTGTTTTCGATTTTGATAAATCAGAAATAAACGATATGAATAAACAGATGATTGAAAATTTTGCTCTTAAAGCTGTAAAAAATAATTCGGAAATTGCAATTACCGGTTCGACTGACAGGCTGGGCGAAATTGATTATAATTTGAAATTGTCACAATCCCGTGCTGAAAACGTAAACAGACTACTGAAAACTCTTGCAAATAATCCTAACATAAAAGAAATAAAGGGTTTAGGTTCCTCAGCTCTTAAATTTGACAATAACACACCCGAAGGTAGATTTTACTCAAGGACTGTTCTTATTGAGGTACAAACTCCATTAGAGTAA
- a CDS encoding DinB family protein: MNKWSEKAEAMTDKYISEFGSLSLIELNFKRNSKEWSIGQIIDHLIVINSSYFPIFDDLLTGKYKTPFIGNINFIVDYLGNMILRSVSPDRAKKGKTFLIWEPTKSSLDNSIFEKFKLAQSRLYQYIVSLEKLSAENTVISSPASNLVVYKLPVALDIILLHEERHFNQALEIKDEMKMQ, from the coding sequence ATGAATAAGTGGTCTGAAAAAGCAGAAGCGATGACTGATAAATATATCTCTGAGTTTGGATCTTTAAGTCTTATCGAGCTGAATTTCAAGCGTAACAGTAAAGAGTGGAGTATCGGGCAGATTATTGACCACCTGATAGTCATAAACAGTTCTTACTTCCCAATATTCGATGACCTTCTCACAGGTAAATATAAGACCCCATTCATCGGAAATATCAACTTTATCGTAGATTATTTGGGCAATATGATTTTGCGATCAGTTTCACCGGACAGAGCAAAAAAGGGAAAGACTTTTCTTATATGGGAACCTACTAAAAGCAGTCTGGATAATTCAATTTTTGAAAAATTTAAATTAGCTCAATCCAGACTTTATCAATATATTGTCAGTCTTGAAAAATTGTCAGCAGAAAATACAGTAATATCATCACCTGCCAGTAATCTGGTTGTATATAAATTACCTGTAGCTCTTGATATTATTCTTCTGCATGAAGAAAGGCATTTTAATCAAGCTTTGGAAATTAAAGATGAAATGAAAATGCAATAG
- a CDS encoding 50S ribosomal protein L25: MKEIALVAEKRETGKKATKAVRNSGYVPGNYYANGDENISIKAKPLSLRPVVYTSLTRLVNLKIESDNIDKLCFLKDVKFDPVSDQIVHFDLQGIKQDQKISVEVPFKLTGGQPIGVRQGGKLMQVLHKIKIKCLPKDMVESIEAPVGKLEMGSVLYLKDLNTENLEIELPEDAVIARVSKPRGGAAATATS, translated from the coding sequence ATGAAAGAAATAGCATTAGTTGCTGAAAAACGCGAAACCGGTAAGAAAGCTACAAAAGCAGTCCGCAACAGCGGTTATGTTCCGGGTAATTATTATGCCAATGGCGATGAGAATATTAGTATTAAAGCAAAGCCATTGTCCCTTCGCCCGGTTGTCTATACTTCACTTACAAGATTAGTAAATTTAAAAATTGAAAGTGATAATATTGATAAACTATGTTTCCTTAAAGATGTCAAATTTGACCCTGTTTCAGATCAAATTGTGCATTTTGATTTACAAGGAATCAAGCAAGACCAAAAGATTTCAGTAGAAGTTCCTTTCAAGCTAACAGGTGGTCAACCTATTGGTGTAAGACAAGGCGGTAAACTTATGCAAGTACTTCATAAGATTAAAATTAAATGTCTTCCTAAGGATATGGTTGAATCAATTGAAGCACCTGTTGGAAAATTGGAAATGGGTTCTGTTTTGTATCTTAAAGATTTAAATACGGAAAATCTTGAAATAGAATTACCTGAAGATGCAGTAATTGCAAGAGTTTCTAAGCCACGTGGTGGTGCTGCTGCAACTGCAACTTCGTAA
- a CDS encoding ribose-phosphate pyrophosphokinase: MHDFKVASGRSNVTLAKNVAGHLGIELTETNIRNFSDGEIWAKYEDNVRGVDLFLVQSTFAPSDNLMELLIMIDAAKRASAKRVTAVIPYYGYARQDRKDQPRVSVTAKLIANLITRAGADRIITIDLHSSQIQGFFDIPLDHLYASPVLLRAVRRLGLTNLAVASPDVGGVKTARSYARRINADLVLVDKRRPEHNVSEIMNIIGEVSGKNILIVDDMIDTGTTFVKCAEALKDKGAEQIFGVTVHPVFSGQALEKIENCDAVEKVYATDTIPLKRPCEKIEVISIAELLAEAIIRTHDNRSISSLFEIER, from the coding sequence ATGCACGATTTCAAAGTCGCTTCAGGTAGATCTAACGTAACATTGGCAAAGAATGTAGCCGGTCATTTAGGTATTGAACTAACTGAAACAAATATCAGAAATTTTAGTGATGGTGAAATTTGGGCAAAATACGAAGATAATGTCAGAGGCGTTGATTTGTTTCTGGTTCAATCAACATTTGCTCCCAGTGATAATCTCATGGAGCTTTTGATAATGATTGATGCTGCAAAGCGTGCGTCTGCAAAGCGTGTTACAGCTGTTATTCCTTATTACGGGTATGCAAGACAAGACCGCAAAGACCAGCCGAGGGTATCAGTTACTGCTAAATTAATAGCAAATTTAATTACTCGAGCCGGTGCAGACAGGATTATCACAATTGATTTGCACTCTTCGCAGATACAAGGTTTTTTTGATATACCTTTAGATCATTTGTACGCTTCACCTGTTCTTTTAAGAGCTGTTAGAAGGCTTGGTCTGACCAATTTGGCTGTTGCTTCGCCTGATGTAGGAGGTGTGAAAACTGCACGCTCTTACGCCAGAAGAATTAATGCAGATTTAGTTCTGGTTGATAAAAGAAGACCTGAGCACAATGTATCTGAGATTATGAATATCATCGGTGAAGTTAGTGGAAAGAACATATTGATTGTTGATGATATGATTGATACAGGCACTACTTTTGTTAAATGTGCTGAAGCTCTGAAAGATAAAGGGGCTGAACAAATATTCGGTGTTACCGTACATCCTGTATTTTCAGGTCAGGCTCTTGAAAAAATTGAAAATTGTGATGCTGTCGAAAAAGTATATGCTACTGATACAATACCTTTGAAGCGTCCTTGTGAGAAAATTGAAGTAATAAGTATTGCAGAACTATTGGCTGAAGCGATAATCAGAACACATGACAATCGCTCGATAAGTTCGCTTTTTGAAATTGAAAGATAA
- a CDS encoding CPBP family intramembrane metalloprotease, with translation MKKIFNEFQIESKDFDVYMMLGVTPLLLSIYYYFGYGSFLKANVPFFSETLHGDILAYMSQFGIFFILMFIIPAAYLKLKMNADFSDFGLGLGNVRSGLKLLAICIPIIIVVLYFGTDAPDVKSEYPLAKSLHQDRSMLVWYHLSYVLLYYIAWEFFFRGFLLFGLKDRFGIFNAILIQTVSSCLIHLGKPAGETIGAIFVGILFGFFAIRTRSIWYVFILHIIMGLSTDLYILFIHGA, from the coding sequence ATGAAGAAAATTTTTAACGAATTTCAAATTGAGTCAAAAGACTTTGATGTGTATATGATGCTTGGTGTCACTCCGCTATTGCTTTCTATATATTATTATTTCGGTTACGGCTCCTTTTTAAAAGCAAATGTACCTTTTTTTTCGGAAACTCTACATGGGGATATACTAGCTTATATGTCACAGTTTGGAATATTTTTCATATTAATGTTTATTATTCCGGCAGCATATCTGAAATTGAAAATGAATGCAGATTTTAGCGACTTTGGATTAGGATTGGGCAATGTCAGGTCAGGTTTAAAGCTTTTAGCAATATGTATCCCTATTATAATTGTTGTTCTGTATTTTGGTACAGATGCACCTGATGTTAAATCAGAATATCCTCTTGCTAAAAGCTTGCATCAGGACAGAAGTATGCTTGTTTGGTATCACTTATCTTATGTTTTACTATATTACATTGCATGGGAATTTTTCTTTCGTGGTTTTTTACTCTTTGGCTTAAAAGACCGTTTCGGGATATTTAATGCGATTTTAATTCAAACTGTATCATCATGTCTGATTCATCTCGGCAAACCGGCAGGCGAAACAATAGGGGCTATTTTTGTGGGTATTTTATTTGGTTTCTTCGCAATTAGAACCCGTTCAATTTGGTATGTATTTATATTACATATTATTATGGGATTATCAACTGATTTGTATATTTTATTTATTCATGGAGCGTAA